The following proteins are encoded in a genomic region of Rhodoferax aquaticus:
- the polA gene encoding DNA polymerase I, which produces MTESKKTLLLVDGSSYLYRAFFAGGDNMSVTLPDGTVQKTGAVRIMINMMNSLRKEYPADYVACVFDAKGPTFRDEIYPEYKAHRDPMPDDLRSQIAPIHEIVRLLGWTVLDVPGVEADDVIGTLAATAASQGIEVIVSSGDKDLAQLVNEHITIIDTMNGKRRDLAGVEAEFGVPARLMLDYQTLVGDTVDNVPGVAKVGPKTAVKWLQQYGSLQGVVDNAANIGGVVGENLRKALDWLPTGRTLLTIKTDCDLTGWVDGLPAMDSIAAGAQDTVALRAFYEKYGFKGLAKSVGGAETAASAPAPAARASEPGLFDESAADAAAPASRVSTVEYETIFTLEALDALLARIQAAPLTALDTETTSLDEMRAEIVGISFSTEPGKGAYIPVAHRYPGAPEQLDRDAVLAKLKPWLENPQALKLGQHVKYDRHVFANHGIEVQGYAHDTMLQSYVLEADKPHGLASLAERHLGRSGISFEDLCGKGVNQISFDQVDIAKAAEYACEDSDQTLDVHLALWPQIEASDKLKFIYALEIASSEALYRIERNGVLIDAPTLAAQSHELGQRILQLETEAYEIAGQPFNLSSPKQLGEIFFDKLGMPVVKKTATGARSTDEEVLEKLAEDYPLPAKLLEHRGLAKLKGTYTDKLAQLALPRTGRVHTHYAQAVAVTGRLSSNDPNLQNIPIRTAEGRRVREAFVAPAGSVIASADYSQIELRIMAHISDDPALLRAFHDGLDVHRATAAEVFGVPVEQVSSEQRRYAKVINFGLIYGMSAFGLARNLGIDNTAAKNYIQRYFERYPGVKSYMESTRELAKRQGYVETVFGRRLQLAGIKNAKGAQLAGLERAAINAPMQGTAADLIKLSMVKVQQALDAQNKATKMIMQVHDELVFEVPEGEVEWLRAEIPRLMAGVAALKVPLLAEVGVGPNWDKAH; this is translated from the coding sequence ATGACCGAATCCAAGAAAACTCTATTGCTGGTAGATGGCTCCAGCTACCTGTACCGTGCCTTTTTTGCCGGCGGGGACAACATGAGCGTGACGCTGCCCGACGGCACTGTCCAGAAAACCGGTGCGGTGCGCATCATGATCAACATGATGAACAGCCTGCGCAAGGAATACCCAGCCGACTACGTGGCCTGCGTGTTCGATGCCAAAGGCCCGACCTTCCGCGACGAGATTTATCCCGAGTACAAAGCCCACCGCGACCCCATGCCCGACGATTTGCGCAGCCAGATCGCGCCCATCCACGAGATCGTGCGCCTGCTGGGCTGGACGGTGCTAGATGTGCCTGGCGTAGAAGCTGATGACGTGATTGGCACGCTGGCTGCCACTGCCGCCTCGCAAGGCATTGAAGTGATTGTGAGCAGCGGCGACAAAGACTTGGCGCAACTGGTGAACGAGCACATCACCATCATCGACACCATGAACGGCAAGCGCCGTGATCTTGCCGGGGTGGAGGCCGAGTTCGGCGTGCCCGCCCGCCTGATGCTGGACTACCAGACCCTGGTGGGCGACACGGTGGACAACGTGCCCGGCGTGGCCAAAGTCGGCCCCAAGACGGCGGTGAAGTGGCTGCAGCAGTACGGCTCGCTCCAAGGTGTGGTGGACAACGCCGCCAACATCGGCGGTGTGGTGGGCGAGAACCTGCGCAAGGCGCTGGACTGGTTGCCCACCGGCCGCACGCTGCTCACCATCAAGACCGACTGCGACCTCACGGGTTGGGTCGATGGTCTGCCTGCTATGGATTCAATAGCTGCTGGCGCACAGGATACGGTCGCTCTGCGTGCTTTTTATGAGAAATACGGCTTCAAAGGGTTGGCCAAGTCGGTAGGCGGCGCCGAAACTGCTGCCTCCGCTCCAGCGCCTGCGGCTCGCGCTTCAGAGCCGGGTTTGTTTGACGAGTCTGCTGCCGATGCTGCTGCGCCTGCATCCCGGGTGAGCACGGTGGAATACGAAACCATCTTCACGCTTGAGGCACTGGATGCTCTGTTGGCGCGCATTCAGGCAGCGCCGCTCACCGCCTTGGACACCGAGACCACCTCGCTCGATGAAATGCGGGCCGAGATTGTGGGCATCAGCTTCAGTACCGAGCCGGGCAAAGGCGCTTACATCCCGGTGGCACACCGCTATCCCGGAGCGCCCGAGCAGTTGGACCGCGACGCAGTGCTGGCCAAACTCAAGCCCTGGCTAGAGAACCCGCAGGCCTTGAAGCTGGGCCAGCACGTCAAATACGACCGCCATGTGTTTGCCAACCATGGCATCGAGGTGCAGGGCTACGCCCATGACACCATGTTGCAAAGCTATGTGCTCGAAGCCGACAAGCCCCACGGCCTGGCGAGCCTGGCCGAGCGCCACCTGGGGCGCAGCGGCATCAGCTTTGAAGACCTGTGCGGCAAAGGTGTGAATCAGATCAGCTTTGACCAAGTGGACATTGCCAAGGCCGCCGAATACGCCTGCGAAGATTCGGACCAGACGCTGGATGTGCATCTGGCGCTCTGGCCGCAGATCGAGGCCAGCGACAAGCTGAAGTTCATTTATGCGCTGGAGATTGCCAGCAGCGAAGCGCTGTACCGTATTGAGCGCAATGGCGTGCTGATCGACGCGCCCACGCTAGCGGCCCAAAGCCATGAGCTAGGCCAGCGCATCCTGCAGCTGGAAACCGAGGCCTACGAGATTGCCGGTCAGCCCTTCAACCTGAGCAGTCCCAAGCAGCTGGGTGAAATCTTCTTCGACAAGCTGGGCATGCCCGTGGTCAAGAAAACTGCCACCGGTGCGCGCAGTACCGATGAAGAAGTGCTGGAAAAACTGGCGGAGGACTATCCGCTACCGGCCAAGCTGCTGGAGCACCGGGGTCTGGCCAAGCTCAAGGGCACTTACACCGACAAGCTGGCGCAGCTGGCATTGCCGCGCACCGGGCGCGTGCACACCCACTATGCGCAAGCGGTGGCAGTGACCGGGCGCTTGAGCAGCAACGACCCCAACCTGCAGAACATCCCCATCCGTACCGCTGAAGGCCGCCGTGTGCGTGAAGCCTTTGTGGCGCCTGCTGGCAGCGTGATTGCCAGTGCCGATTACAGCCAGATTGAGCTGCGCATCATGGCGCACATCAGTGACGATCCGGCGCTCTTGCGCGCCTTCCATGACGGGCTGGACGTGCACCGTGCCACGGCGGCAGAGGTGTTTGGTGTGCCGGTGGAGCAGGTGAGCAGCGAGCAGCGTCGCTACGCCAAGGTCATCAACTTCGGGCTGATTTACGGCATGAGCGCCTTCGGCTTGGCGCGCAACTTGGGGATCGACAACACGGCTGCCAAAAACTACATCCAGCGCTACTTTGAGCGCTACCCCGGTGTGAAAAGCTATATGGAGTCCACCCGCGAACTGGCCAAGCGCCAGGGCTATGTGGAAACCGTGTTCGGCCGCCGGTTGCAGTTGGCCGGCATCAAGAACGCCAAGGGGGCGCAGCTGGCAGGGCTGGAGCGTGCGGCTATCAATGCGCCCATGCAGGGCACGGCGGCAGATTTGATCAAGCTCAGCATGGTCAAGGTGCAGCAAGCCTTGGACGCCCAGAACAAGGCCACCAAAATGATCATGCAGGTGCATGATGAATTGGTGTTTGAGGTGCCAGAGGGCGAAGTGGAATGGTTGCGCGCTGAAATACCACGTCTCATGGCGGGGGTGGCAGCACTCAAGGTGCCTTTGCTTGCCGAGGTGGGGGTGGGACCCAACTGGGACAAAGCGCATTAA
- a CDS encoding homoserine kinase, with amino-acid sequence MAVYTEVSLEQAAGFLKKLKMGTLKTIEGCAGGIENTNYFVTTTQGPFVLTLFERLTAEQLPYYLRLMKHLATQGIPVPDPASNSDGDVLHALNGKPAAVVNRLDGKSELAPTAAHCACVGDMLARMHLAGQSFEMRQPNLRGLTWWNETAPVVQPFLSPEQAALLGSELAYQNHVATLSTYTALPRGPIHADLFRDNVMFASGKAALDGPKLTGFFDFYFAGNDAWLFDIAVCLNDWCIDLSTGLADKERTDAFLAAYQAVRPLSAAERALLPAMCRAGALRFWISRLWDLHLPREASMLKPHDPTHFERVLRNRVQSPLTLSEILPTV; translated from the coding sequence ATGGCGGTTTACACAGAGGTCTCGCTAGAGCAGGCCGCAGGTTTTCTGAAAAAGCTCAAGATGGGCACCCTCAAAACCATTGAGGGTTGCGCGGGCGGCATCGAAAACACCAACTATTTCGTGACCACCACGCAAGGCCCGTTTGTTCTGACGCTGTTCGAGCGCCTCACTGCCGAGCAACTGCCCTACTACCTGCGGCTGATGAAGCACTTGGCCACCCAAGGTATTCCGGTGCCAGACCCAGCGTCCAATAGCGATGGCGATGTGTTACACGCGCTCAACGGCAAGCCCGCGGCGGTGGTGAACCGGCTAGATGGCAAAAGCGAGCTGGCCCCCACTGCAGCGCACTGCGCCTGCGTAGGCGACATGCTGGCCCGCATGCACTTGGCCGGCCAGTCGTTTGAAATGCGCCAACCCAATTTGCGCGGTCTGACTTGGTGGAACGAAACCGCGCCCGTGGTGCAACCGTTTTTGAGCCCCGAGCAAGCGGCCTTGCTGGGCAGCGAGCTGGCGTACCAAAACCATGTAGCCACGCTGTCCACCTACACCGCGCTGCCGCGCGGCCCCATCCACGCAGACTTGTTCCGCGACAACGTGATGTTTGCAAGCGGCAAAGCCGCGCTGGACGGCCCCAAGCTCACAGGCTTTTTTGACTTTTACTTTGCAGGCAATGACGCTTGGCTGTTTGACATTGCCGTGTGCCTGAACGACTGGTGCATTGACCTAAGCACAGGCCTGGCCGACAAGGAACGCACTGACGCATTTTTGGCGGCCTACCAAGCCGTGCGCCCCCTGAGCGCGGCGGAACGTGCGTTGTTGCCTGCCATGTGCCGTGCCGGCGCATTGCGGTTTTGGATTTCGCGCCTGTGGGACTTGCACCTTCCGCGCGAAGCCTCCATGCTCAAGCCCCACGACCCCACCCATTTCGAACGGGTACTGCGCAACCGCGTGCAATCCCCCCTTACCCTTAGTGAGATTTTGCCCACCGTATGA
- a CDS encoding BPSS1780 family membrane protein encodes MKLNIVPARQGAQWVKLGMQTFFRQPLALAGLFFLFLALISVLSIVPVLGNALALALVPGATLGLMAATQEAASGKFPMPTVLLSAFRVGRQRMHAMLTLGAMYSGGFMLMLGISALADGGAFAKLYLVGGSLTPEVVQGAEFQMAALIMLVLYLPLSLMFWHAPALVHWHGVSPGKSLFFSMVACWRNLGAYTVYGLVWFLSFILIGMVVTSVVAIFGDADLVSAAIVPMAMMMATMFFTSIYFTFRDSFEPDSGDTP; translated from the coding sequence ATGAAGCTCAACATCGTTCCCGCACGTCAAGGTGCCCAGTGGGTCAAGCTGGGTATGCAGACCTTTTTCCGCCAGCCCCTCGCTTTGGCGGGGCTCTTTTTCTTGTTCTTGGCACTGATCTCGGTCCTCAGCATCGTGCCTGTCTTGGGCAACGCCTTGGCACTGGCTTTGGTCCCTGGCGCCACTTTGGGCTTGATGGCGGCCACCCAAGAGGCGGCCAGCGGCAAGTTTCCCATGCCCACCGTGCTGCTCAGTGCATTCCGTGTGGGACGCCAGCGCATGCACGCCATGCTGACGCTAGGTGCCATGTACTCGGGTGGCTTCATGCTCATGCTGGGAATATCGGCCTTGGCCGATGGGGGCGCGTTTGCCAAGTTGTACTTGGTGGGTGGCAGCCTAACGCCAGAGGTCGTCCAAGGCGCTGAATTTCAAATGGCAGCACTCATCATGCTGGTTTTGTACCTGCCCTTGTCCTTGATGTTTTGGCACGCACCCGCCTTGGTGCATTGGCATGGCGTGTCTCCCGGGAAGAGCCTGTTCTTCAGCATGGTGGCCTGTTGGCGCAACCTTGGCGCCTACACCGTGTATGGCCTGGTGTGGTTCTTGTCCTTCATCTTGATAGGCATGGTGGTGACCTCCGTCGTGGCGATTTTTGGCGATGCTGATTTGGTGAGTGCGGCGATTGTTCCTATGGCAATGATGATGGCCACTATGTTTTTCACCTCCATATATTTCACATTCCGTGATAGCTTCGAGCCTGATTCAGGAGACACACCATGA
- a CDS encoding iron dicitrate transport regulator FecR, producing MTQHSLQGRTDKELLWFQRRSFLQAAASWTALGGFSAAHAQSRSNVVERVGDAMVNGRLMLEGQSVQTGDHIVTGPASNLIFVIGNSAFHVRQNSSLMVERGATLNAVSVLRMLTGAVISVWGKGSSRQIVTPTLTAGIRGTGVYTEIFAEQAGRSYFCNCYGTVDMSAGPDSVVSKSDYHQAFWGEVQAKDGRWLSPAKAINHSDEELEYLARLAGQQTSWEIMGKKGVKDGKGYMDDKPGQMHPAMKTPL from the coding sequence ATGACCCAACACAGCCTGCAAGGCCGCACCGACAAGGAACTGCTCTGGTTTCAGCGCCGTAGCTTTTTGCAAGCGGCGGCGTCTTGGACCGCTTTGGGCGGATTTTCTGCAGCCCACGCCCAGTCCCGCAGCAACGTGGTGGAACGGGTGGGCGACGCCATGGTCAATGGCCGTCTCATGTTGGAAGGCCAGTCCGTGCAAACCGGCGACCACATCGTGACAGGCCCTGCGTCCAACCTCATTTTCGTCATTGGTAACTCGGCGTTTCATGTGCGCCAAAATTCGAGCTTGATGGTGGAACGTGGTGCCACCCTGAATGCGGTGAGCGTGCTGCGCATGTTGACGGGAGCCGTCATCAGCGTGTGGGGCAAAGGCAGCAGCCGCCAAATTGTGACGCCCACCCTCACGGCGGGGATTCGCGGGACCGGTGTGTACACCGAGATTTTTGCGGAACAAGCTGGACGGAGCTACTTCTGCAACTGCTATGGCACCGTAGACATGAGTGCCGGGCCCGACAGTGTGGTGAGTAAATCCGACTACCACCAGGCTTTCTGGGGTGAGGTGCAAGCCAAAGATGGCCGCTGGCTCTCTCCGGCCAAGGCCATCAACCACTCCGACGAAGAGTTGGAGTACCTAGCCCGCTTGGCCGGCCAACAGACCTCGTGGGAGATCATGGGCAAGAAGGGCGTGAAAGATGGCAAAGGCTATATGGACGACAAGCCCGGACAAATGCACCCGGCCATGAAAACACCGCTCTAG
- a CDS encoding tetratricopeptide repeat protein: MRYAALVLVCLLGASAYAVDTPTVTPPTVSERMGTARQAIERGGWSRAQYDLQSVVRDVPDNADAHNLLAYTYRKQEKPDLAKAFEHYKVALKLDPQHKGAHEYIGEAYLMAKQPAQAEKHLQDLARICGNTHCEEYVDLAKALAAYKKANP, translated from the coding sequence ATGCGTTATGCCGCTTTAGTTCTGGTTTGCTTGCTTGGCGCATCCGCCTATGCCGTTGATACACCGACCGTCACACCCCCAACGGTGAGCGAGCGCATGGGCACCGCGCGGCAAGCGATAGAGCGCGGTGGCTGGAGCCGCGCCCAATACGACTTGCAGTCCGTGGTGCGTGACGTACCAGACAACGCAGATGCCCACAACCTCTTGGCTTACACGTACCGTAAACAAGAGAAGCCCGATCTAGCCAAAGCGTTTGAACATTACAAAGTCGCGCTCAAGCTCGACCCCCAACACAAAGGGGCGCATGAATACATTGGTGAGGCTTACTTGATGGCCAAGCAACCGGCCCAGGCAGAAAAGCACCTGCAAGACTTGGCGCGCATTTGTGGCAACACCCATTGCGAGGAGTATGTGGATTTGGCGAAAGCTTTGGCAGCCTACAAAAAAGCGAATCCTTAG
- a CDS encoding PhoX family protein: MAKDFSLMEDSNRSSNPTIHEVSNPARRTVLRGGLGALASSFLAPLSAVGGAAALAGCATTSGAGGALLGFKSVAISTADTVTVPEGYTVQVIAPWGDPVGLSGENTAFKDDASNTAAHQETQFGMNHDGIHYFAQEGSKSGLIAMNHEYTDHGLLFADGTDNWNLEKVRKSQAAHGVSIFEVEEKGGKWAVVTPSPWARRITANTRTELSGPAVGHALLKTAADPAGRVVLGTINNCASGITPWGTYLTSEENFINYFSGGDSLSEHEKRWGLRKGGGGYNWHQHDARFDATKNPNEPNRFGWIVEIDPMNPSSTPMKRTAMGRAAHEGATVAVTKDKRAVVYMGEDSRFEYIYKFVSRDAIKEGGATANATLLDHGTLYVAKFNADGKGQWIALTHGQGPLTAANGFADQGEVLIKARQASDLLGATKMDRPEWIAVDKQGWVYTTLTNNSNRGADKQPGVDAANPRVNNTQGNIIRWKEDGDFSGTTFAWNHFIMAGDPSLERAEAKGSIKGDMFSCPDGLWVDGRGVLWIQCDMSTSAMGKGDLKNFGNNMMLAADVNTGEARRFLVGPAGCEITGATGTPDGKTMFVNIQHPGEPANETSDPKNPRAVSNWPEKKANGRPRSATVVIRKADGGIIGT; this comes from the coding sequence ATGGCAAAAGACTTTTCTTTGATGGAAGACAGCAACCGCTCTTCCAACCCCACGATCCATGAAGTATCCAACCCTGCACGCCGCACCGTTTTGCGCGGCGGCTTGGGTGCATTGGCTAGCAGCTTTTTGGCCCCTTTGAGTGCTGTGGGTGGTGCGGCCGCGTTGGCAGGCTGCGCAACCACAAGCGGCGCTGGTGGTGCTTTGCTGGGCTTCAAGAGCGTGGCCATTTCTACTGCTGACACAGTCACCGTGCCAGAAGGCTACACCGTGCAAGTGATTGCACCGTGGGGTGACCCAGTGGGCTTGTCCGGCGAAAACACAGCCTTCAAGGACGACGCTAGCAACACCGCAGCGCACCAAGAAACCCAATTCGGCATGAACCACGACGGCATCCACTACTTTGCCCAAGAAGGCTCCAAGAGTGGCTTGATCGCTATGAACCACGAGTACACCGACCACGGTTTACTCTTCGCAGACGGCACTGACAACTGGAATCTGGAAAAAGTCCGTAAGTCCCAAGCCGCGCACGGCGTCTCAATCTTTGAAGTGGAAGAAAAAGGTGGCAAGTGGGCGGTGGTCACCCCCTCCCCATGGGCGCGTCGCATTACCGCCAACACCCGCACCGAACTCAGTGGCCCAGCAGTTGGCCACGCCCTGCTCAAGACCGCTGCAGACCCAGCAGGCCGTGTGGTGTTGGGAACGATCAACAACTGCGCCAGCGGCATCACGCCTTGGGGCACTTACCTGACCTCTGAAGAAAACTTCATCAACTACTTCAGCGGCGGCGACAGCCTCAGCGAGCACGAAAAGCGTTGGGGCCTGAGAAAAGGCGGTGGTGGCTACAACTGGCACCAGCATGACGCGCGCTTTGATGCGACCAAAAACCCCAACGAACCCAACCGCTTCGGCTGGATCGTGGAAATCGACCCCATGAACCCCAGCTCCACCCCTATGAAGCGCACCGCCATGGGCCGTGCAGCCCATGAAGGTGCCACCGTAGCAGTGACCAAAGACAAGCGCGCTGTGGTGTACATGGGTGAAGATTCACGCTTTGAGTACATCTACAAGTTCGTAAGCCGCGACGCCATCAAAGAAGGCGGCGCTACAGCCAACGCGACCTTGCTGGACCATGGCACCTTGTACGTGGCCAAGTTCAACGCGGACGGCAAAGGCCAATGGATTGCACTGACACACGGTCAAGGTCCTTTGACTGCTGCCAACGGCTTTGCAGACCAAGGCGAAGTGCTGATCAAAGCACGTCAAGCCAGCGACTTGCTGGGCGCCACCAAGATGGACCGCCCCGAGTGGATTGCCGTCGACAAGCAAGGCTGGGTGTACACCACACTCACCAACAACAGCAACCGCGGTGCAGACAAGCAACCTGGCGTTGATGCTGCCAACCCACGCGTGAACAACACACAAGGCAACATCATCCGCTGGAAAGAAGACGGCGATTTCAGCGGCACCACGTTCGCCTGGAACCACTTCATCATGGCTGGCGACCCATCTTTGGAGCGCGCAGAAGCCAAGGGCAGCATCAAGGGCGACATGTTCTCCTGCCCCGATGGTTTGTGGGTTGATGGCCGTGGCGTGCTGTGGATCCAGTGCGACATGTCCACCTCTGCCATGGGCAAGGGTGACTTGAAGAACTTTGGCAACAACATGATGCTGGCGGCTGACGTCAACACCGGCGAAGCACGCCGCTTCTTGGTAGGCCCCGCAGGTTGTGAAATCACAGGTGCCACCGGCACCCCTGATGGCAAGACCATGTTCGTCAACATTCAGCACCCCGGCGAGCCAGCTAACGAAACCAGCGACCCCAAGAACCCACGCGCTGTGTCCAACTGGCCTGAAAAGAAAGCCAACGGTCGCCCACGCTCAGCCACCGTGGTTATCCGCAAGGCAGACGGCGGCATCATCGGTACCTAA
- the creB gene encoding two-component system response regulator CreB — protein MASKPRILIVEDESGIADTLQYVLSTDGFAPVWCSTAEEALRQFEAELPALAVLDVGLPDMNGFELFRRLQALPGGSQVPMLFLTARSDEIDRVVGLELGADDYIAKPFSPRELVARVRTILRRSARPGQDNRATAPVTASPSTAPALPPPAAPTAVWALDEERHQIRFYGRALELSRYEYGVLRLLVLKPGRVYTRDELLLQVWGGDNDSFDRTVDAHIKTLRAKLKAVAPALEPIRTLRGTGYALNEDLPATPA, from the coding sequence ATGGCCAGCAAACCCCGCATCCTTATCGTTGAAGACGAATCCGGCATTGCCGACACCTTGCAGTACGTGCTCAGCACCGATGGCTTTGCGCCCGTGTGGTGCAGCACTGCAGAAGAAGCACTGCGCCAGTTTGAGGCCGAGTTGCCCGCACTCGCCGTGCTCGACGTGGGCCTGCCCGACATGAACGGCTTCGAGCTGTTTCGCCGCCTGCAAGCCTTGCCCGGCGGTAGCCAAGTCCCCATGCTGTTTTTGACCGCGCGCAGCGACGAGATTGACCGCGTGGTCGGCCTAGAGCTGGGCGCGGACGACTACATTGCCAAGCCCTTTTCGCCGCGCGAGCTGGTGGCACGCGTGCGCACCATCCTGCGCCGCAGTGCGCGCCCCGGGCAAGACAACCGCGCCACAGCTCCCGTCACTGCGTCGCCGAGTACAGCACCTGCACTACCGCCGCCGGCTGCGCCAACCGCCGTGTGGGCACTGGACGAAGAGCGACACCAAATCCGCTTTTATGGCCGCGCGCTAGAGCTATCGCGCTACGAGTACGGCGTGCTGCGCCTGCTGGTGCTCAAGCCCGGGCGGGTGTACACGCGCGACGAGCTACTGCTACAGGTCTGGGGCGGTGACAACGATAGCTTTGACCGCACAGTAGACGCCCACATCAAAACCCTGCGCGCCAAGCTCAAGGCCGTGGCCCCTGCGCTGGAGCCCATTCGCACCCTGCGTGGCACGGGCTACGCGCTCAACGAAGACTTGCCCGCAACGCCAGCATGA
- the creC gene encoding two-component system sensor histidine kinase CreC → MSKRTRIFLGLLLMYVVGMSYVLHNVVTDLDPRYRESAEESLVETAQIMATLVELDARDGAIDPTRLEALFKASYSRSFDAQIFSVHKTKVELRAYVTDRMGTVLYDSTGVATGQDFSEWRDVVRALRGEYGARSTRDIANDPNSAVMYVAAPVHATPSGEIIGVVSVGKPVQSFGQFVAAARERTISVGIISGLAVLVLAVIVSVWLVRPFGLITDYARFIKAQKGFYPTKLLRHGWAMLRVAYDEMRDAIAGRNYVADYVQTLTHEVKSPLSAIRGAAELLQEPMEEAQRQRFIGNIQRETHRIQEMVDRMMELTALETRRVLESTQPVALLPLLQDLAHTADGVAALRNIHITVHTDTDATVEADPFLLRRAVSNLLDNALDFSPEGGTVELAITHKGRWACITVRDQGPGIPAYAQDKVFEKFYSLARPHSKKKSTGLGLSFVKEIASLHRGKVELSNRPGAEGSGACAVLWLPKSSD, encoded by the coding sequence ATGAGTAAGCGCACCCGTATTTTCTTGGGTCTGCTGCTCATGTATGTCGTCGGCATGAGCTATGTGCTGCACAACGTGGTGACCGACCTGGACCCGCGCTACCGCGAGTCGGCGGAAGAGTCTTTGGTGGAGACAGCGCAAATCATGGCCACGCTGGTGGAGCTGGACGCACGGGATGGGGCGATAGACCCGACACGCTTGGAAGCCCTGTTCAAAGCCAGCTACAGCCGCAGCTTTGACGCGCAAATCTTCAGCGTACACAAGACCAAGGTCGAGCTACGCGCCTACGTGACCGACCGCATGGGCACGGTGCTCTACGACTCTACCGGCGTAGCCACCGGCCAAGACTTTTCAGAATGGCGTGACGTGGTGCGCGCCCTGCGCGGCGAGTACGGCGCCCGCAGCACGCGCGACATTGCCAACGACCCCAACTCCGCGGTCATGTACGTGGCTGCACCCGTGCACGCAACGCCTAGCGGAGAGATCATCGGCGTGGTGTCAGTGGGCAAGCCGGTACAAAGCTTCGGCCAGTTTGTGGCCGCTGCGCGCGAGCGCACCATCTCGGTGGGCATCATCTCGGGCCTGGCGGTGCTGGTGCTGGCGGTCATCGTGTCGGTGTGGTTGGTGCGCCCCTTCGGACTCATTACCGACTACGCCCGCTTCATCAAGGCCCAAAAAGGCTTCTACCCCACCAAGCTGCTGCGCCACGGCTGGGCCATGCTGCGCGTGGCCTACGATGAAATGCGCGACGCCATCGCCGGGCGCAACTACGTGGCCGACTATGTGCAAACCCTCACCCATGAGGTGAAGAGCCCCCTGTCCGCCATTCGCGGCGCCGCCGAGCTGCTGCAAGAGCCCATGGAAGAAGCGCAGCGCCAGCGCTTCATAGGCAACATCCAGCGCGAAACCCACCGCATCCAGGAAATGGTAGACCGCATGATGGAGCTCACTGCCCTCGAAACCCGCCGTGTACTCGAGAGCACCCAGCCCGTGGCACTGCTGCCATTGCTGCAGGACCTAGCCCACACGGCAGACGGCGTGGCCGCACTGCGCAACATCCACATCACCGTGCACACTGACACCGATGCCACGGTAGAGGCCGATCCGTTTTTGCTACGCCGTGCCGTGAGCAACCTGTTGGACAACGCGCTGGACTTCTCGCCAGAAGGTGGCACCGTAGAACTTGCCATCACCCACAAAGGCCGCTGGGCCTGCATCACCGTGCGCGACCAAGGCCCCGGCATCCCCGCCTATGCGCAGGACAAGGTGTTTGAGAAGTTCTATTCACTGGCCCGCCCGCACTCCAAGAAAAAGAGCACGGGGTTGGGGCTGAGCTTTGTGAAGGAGATTGCTTCGCTACACCGGGGGAAGGTGGAGTTGTCGAATCGGCCGGGGGCAGAGGGTAGTGGGGCTTGCGCGGTGCTATGGCTGCCGAAAAGCAGTGATTAA